Within the Dechloromonas denitrificans genome, the region AAGCTCCGGATTCACTTCACGCCGGCCCAGCACTGGAGCAAGCGCACGCCCTTTGACACCAATACCACGCTGTGGGGCGGCTTCGCCATTGAGCGACCGGGCACCACGCCATGGCGTTTTCTCTACACCGGCGATACCGGTTACTCGCAGGACTTCAAGGAAATCCGCCGGCGGCTGGGGCCGATCGATTTTCTCGCCGTCCCGGTCGGCGCCTACCTGCCGCGCGACTTCATGGCGCCGCAACACGCCAACCCCGACGATGCGGTGAAGATCATGCTCGACCTCGATGCCCGGCAGGCGCTCGGTGTCCATTGGGGCACCTTCGAACTGACGCAGGAAGCTTTCGACCAGCCGCCCAAGGACTTGGCCATCGCATTGCAGCAACATGGACTGGCAGCCAATCGCATGTGGTTATTCAAACACGGTGAAACACGGGGGCTGACGACCAACTGAAAATCATGCTTTACTGCTTGTAGACGACAGGAAGGGAAATTTGCCCAGACCAATCACTTCGACAGACATTTGGCGTTTTCGCATATCCTCCCGAGTTGCATGAAAAAAATACATATTGTCCTCGCTGACGACCAGTTACTGGTCCGTGCCGGCATCCGGGCGCTGCTTGAAGCATTGCCCGATTACCAGGTTGATGCCGAATGTGCCGATGGCCTGGAAGCCATAGACCAGATCCGCCGACAACAACCAGATATCGCCTTGCTCGACATCGCCATGCCGTTCCTTTCCGGAATCGAGGTCAGCAAAGCCATTCGCCAAAGCGACCCGAAGATCAAAATCCTGATTCTTTCCAGCATCGACCGCCACGAATCGGTCGAACAGGCGCTTGCGGCGGGCGTCAATGGCTATTTGCTGAAGGATTTCATCCTTGGCGAACTCCACCAGGCCCTCACCGCAGTGATGGACGGCAAACGTTTTCTATCGCCGAAAATCCAGCAAACATTGGATCAGCATCATCTCGATGGAGAAAGTGGACATACCGCCGGCCTAACTGCCAGGCAAACCGAAATTCTCCGCCTGGTGGCCTCCGGCAGGACCACCAAGGAAATTGCCCGCGAACTCGGGATCAGCCCCAAAACCGTCGAATTTCATCGAGCGCAGTTAATGGGAAAACTGAACGTTCATGATGTGACCGCCCTGACTCGCTTCGCCATCCAGGCCGGCATCGTTTCCTGAGCGCCCGGCGGCACTACTCAG harbors:
- a CDS encoding response regulator: MKKIHIVLADDQLLVRAGIRALLEALPDYQVDAECADGLEAIDQIRRQQPDIALLDIAMPFLSGIEVSKAIRQSDPKIKILILSSIDRHESVEQALAAGVNGYLLKDFILGELHQALTAVMDGKRFLSPKIQQTLDQHHLDGESGHTAGLTARQTEILRLVASGRTTKEIARELGISPKTVEFHRAQLMGKLNVHDVTALTRFAIQAGIVS